From one Trifolium pratense cultivar HEN17-A07 linkage group LG1, ARS_RC_1.1, whole genome shotgun sequence genomic stretch:
- the LOC123912438 gene encoding uncharacterized protein LOC123912438: MPAAGMRRSTRVFGVVMKGSDSGRVLRSGRRLFPEQSVDDDKTKGGNEGDDWPKPQSPSKENTRRNADVAMAKTTAAEKAAIPAMGQVGRGGGIDRMYGIAYSRKRRRTGGEKWLKYSRRKRGVKVGESSEPCVFSVVVKPCARKNGRFSSLLVSVLRYMTRFTVTLPEVLAFFLSQPIHVAFASQGVQFLQGSPPANTGICQFFGITDFIPLFSVDFSAVPVYFEYLHSSRQLDFLFRSFFIVHNPITAHSDDEDDEKIDLPEYKDRSQISCDTVEREPSESGTVIPDVIEFSDSLSLPSSVKGPRLAGGRNGQFRSVLNSRFTQKRRSSLRKRKAHSPFTMNLRRCNGLVASDLMGGRKRNIHFSAMTPTKRHRSLPNEDIARSLKEASSSLVDSTKSVDSSLCSANILVIESDRCYRQDGAIVTLEMSASREWLLTVKRDGLTRCTFKAEKVMRPWSSSRFTQAIMVSLDNGWKLEFANRNDWIIFKDLYKQCSDRNIPGPVAKSIPVPGVHGVSSYAETKSNDFPFQRPATYISVLGDEITRAMARRTANYDMDSEDEEWLSKLNNEFQEHLSEDNFELIIDAFEKVYYCNPDDSFDVKSAASCCQDLGSKEVVEAVYTYWMNKRKQKRSLLIRVFQNHQSKRALVPRPLLQKKRSFKRQPSQFGRGNQPSVLRAIVAEQDALEEEAMLRVKEAIASANASMEIAIQKRKRAQILAENADLATYKAAMLIKIAGAAAAAESAEIGANYFFD, from the exons ATGCCGGCGGCAGGGATGAGACGGTCCACTAGGGTTTTCGGAGTGGTTATGAAGGGATCCGACTCGGGTCGGGTTCTTAGGTCCGGCCGAAGGTTATTTCCGGAACAATCGGTCGACGATGATAAGACCAAGGGAGGAAACGAAGGAGATGATTGGCCGAAGCCGCAGTCACCATCTAAGGAAAACACTAGACGCAACGCTGATGTGGCGATGGCGAAAACGACAGCTGCGGAAAAGGCGGCGATACCGGCGATGGGGCAGGTGGGAAGGGGTGGTGGAATTGATAGGATGTATGGTATAGCGTATAGTAGAAAACGGAGAAGGACTGGAGGTGAGAAGTGGTTGAAATATTCTAGAAGGAAAAGAGGAGTAAAGGTGGGTGAGAGTAGTGAGCCCTGTGTTTTTTCTGTTGTTGTGAAGCCCTGTGCTCGAAAAAATGGTCGATTTTCGTCTTTGTTGGTTTCGGTGTTGAGGTACATGACGAGGTTTACAGTTACATTACCTGAGGTTTTGGCCTTTTTTCTGTCTCAACCAATTCATGTTGCTTTTGCATCACAGGGTGTACAGTTTCTGCAG GGTTCGCCTCCTGCTAATACTGGAATCTGCCAGTTTTTTGGGATCACAGACTTCATTCCATTGTTCTCTGTTGACTTTTCTGCTGTTCCGGTTTATTTTGAGTATCTGCACTCATCAAGGCAATTAGATTTTCTCTTTAGATCGTTTTTTATTGTACATAATCCAATAACTGCACATAGTGATGACGAGGATGACGAGAAAATTGATCTCCCAGAATACAAGGACAGGTCGCAGATTTCGTGTGATACTGTTGAAAGAGAACCTTCTGAGAGTGGAACTGTTATACCTGATGTTATTGAATTCAGTGACAGTTTATCCTTACCTTCCTCTGTCAAGGGTCCCAGGCTAGCTGGTGGTCGAAATGGGCAGTTTAGAAGTGTTTTGAACTCTAGATTCACTCAGAAGAGGAGGAGTTCACTTAGGAAAAGGAAAGCTCATAGTCCTTTCACAATGAATTTACGTAGATGTAATGGACTAGTAGCTTCAGATTTAATGGGTGGTAGAAAACGCAATATCCACTTCTCTGCTATGACCCCTACCAAGAGACATAGAAGTTTACCCAATGAGGATATCGCTAGAAGCTTGAAAGAAGCTAGTTCTTCCCTTGTGGATTCAACAAAAAgtgtagattcttctctctgtTCTGCAAACATATTGGTTATAGAGTCAGACCGGTGTTACAGGCAAGATGGGGCAATTGTCACTTTGGAGATGTCTGCTTCAAGAGAATGGCTTCTCACTGTAAAGAGAGATGGATTGACAAGATGCACTTTCAAGGCCGAAAAAGTGATGCGACCTTGGTCTTCAAGCCGGTTCACCCAGGCTATAATGGTTTCATTGGATAATGGTTGGAAGCTGGAGTTTGCCAATCGCAACGATTGGATTATTTTTAAAGACCTTTATAAGCAGTGTTCTGATAGAAATATCCCTGGTCCTGTTGCTAAATCAATTCCAGTGCCAGGAGTTCACGGGGTCTCTTCCTATGCTGAAACTAAAAGTAACGATTTTCCCTTTCAGAGACCAGCTACATATATATCTGTGCTTGGGGATGAGATAACTAGAGCAATGGCAAGGAGAACTGCAAATTATGACATGGACTCTGAAGATGAGGAATGGCTGAGCAAGCTCAATAATGAGTTTCAAGAGCATCTTTCAGAGGATAATTTTGAGTTAATCATTGATGCTTTTGAGAAGGTTTATTATTGTAATCCAGACGATTCCTTTGATGTAAAATCTGCGGCTAGCTGTTGCCAGGATCTCGGCAGCAAGGAAGTTGTAGAAGCGGTATACACCTATTGGATGAATAAACGGAAGCAAAAACGTTCTTTGCTAATTAGAGTTTTCCAG AATCATCAATCAAAGAGGGCACTTGTTCCGAGACCTTTGCTGCAAAAGAAGAGGTCGTTTAAAAGACAACCAAGTCAGTTTGGTAGAGGCAATCAACCAAGTGTGTTGAGAg CAATTGTAGCTGAACAAGATGCCTTGGAAGAGGAAGCAATGCTTAGGGTTAAAGAAGCCATAGCCTCAGCAAATGCATCGATGGAAATAGCCATTCAAAAACGCAAAAGGGCTCAAATTCTTGCTGAAAATGCAGATTTGGCAACCTACAAGGCAGCAATGTTGATTAAAATAGCCGGAGCAGCCGCAGCTGCAGAATCAGCAGAAATTGGGGCAAACTACTTTTTTGATTGA